GTAGAAGGTGAAAAAGGCAGCTTGTGAAACTTTCCATGTAAGCAGGCTTCACACACAGAAATTTCAACAGAATTCTCACTAGGGAGATTACACTGAATTAACATAGACTTGACTATCTCAATAGAAGGGTGCCCAAACCTCTGATGCCAAATGCTATTCTTGATACATCTTCCAACAAATGCTGATTTTCGAGCAGAATTGGCCAAATCAGTAGAGGTTGCTGAACCAAGCTTGAGTGGCAGATCAAAAGGAATGGGATACAACCCTTGTCTACTCAGCCCCTTGTACAGTATTCTTCCCAGCACCTTGTCCTGTATAACACACATAAACTCATCAAACCAAACAGAACAATTATTTTGTTTACATAATTGATAGATGGATAAGAGATGAGCAGCAAGTTCAGGAATAAGTAGAACATTGTCTAGTTTAAGTAGGCCAAGCACAGCATTGCCAATATGTGTGATACTCAATTGTTTACCATTACCAACTTGGACTGTGTCTGAGGCAGAATATGGAGCAATATTGTTCAAAAGTTGCACTTCACTGGTCATATGATTGGTGGCACCAGAATCAGCAAGCCAGAACTGAGGGGATGATGTAGAGGCAAACATTGCTGCATTGGTGGAAGGACCTTGCTGTTGTTGACCTGGAAATCCAATAATGTGATAGCATCTATCAACAGTATGATTCTTTCTTCTGCAGTATTGACACTCTACACCTGCAACACTTGAGGACACACCCTGATGAACTTGTGTGAGATTTGGATACTGATTAAGAGTTCTACAGGTCCTGGCCCCATGACCAACTCTTCCACACAACTGACAAGAGAGAGGAGTACCAGTTGGGATAGCATTACCTGTAAAAGCACCTGTGGTATACTCATTATTGGAAAATTGTTGACCACCATTAAACCCTCTTCCACCAATATTGGTAAATCTCCCACCATTGAACCTGCCACGACCCCTACCAGCATAGAATGCACTAGCACCAAAGGTTGGATCAAAAGATGAATAGGCTGGAAAGGGAGAGAAACCATATGGCACTGCAGGTATGGGAATATAGGCTGCATAAGAGGACACAGGTGAAATGAGACTAGTGGGAGCCTGAGATGGAGGACTGAAACAGGGGGGAGCAAATGATGAAGGAGTAGGTTGTGAAGAAATGGGAGTAGGAGGTGGTGATGGTGACAAAGTGGGATGAGAGCTTTGAGCAACCATTGCAGTGAGGGACACAGGTTGGGATTCATTCTTAATATCAATTTCAGCAGCCTTGAGAAGTGTTTTTAATTCTCCCATAGAACAACTCACAAACTGAGCCCTGATCACTGTTTTGATAGCTGCAAACTCAGCTGGTAACCCTCTCAAAACAGTGACCACAATATCCTCATCATCCAAGAACACACCCACAGTCTCTAAAGCATCCCTTGCAGATTTGATTTTGTCCAAGTAGGTCTCAATACTATCAGAACCTTTCCTCATGCCCTGAAGATTAGACTTAAGCTGAAGGATATTTTGCCTATTAGGAGCTGCAAACTTAAGGCGGAGGTTAGACCACATTTCCTGAGAAGATCGACTACCCACAGCACAAGACATAGCTACAGGACTCAAGGTTTGACCAAGCATGTTAACAATACTCTGATCCTGAGTTTTCCATGCTACATACGCACTATTAATAGACTTAGAGCCATCATCAGAGATAGTATACTAAGGAGGACAAGGATGAGAGCCATCCACAAAGCCAAACAAATTTTGACCCCTCAGAAATGATTCAAGGCGAAATAGCCAAGTAGGATAGTTCAATTCATCTAAAAGAATAGTAGGCAAGTAAACTGTAGTCTGAGTAACAGCCATGGATGATATTGAGAGAACAGATCTAGGATTCCAGGGAAAAAGATGAGAGGTAGAACAAACAAGTAGATCGCAGAGTAGTAGATCTAGGATCGCAGAGTAGTAGATCTAGGGTTTCAGAGTAGCAGATCTAGGAAAGCAAATGAAATCGAGCAACCACAAGAGCAAGAAGGCAACGAAAACAAGCAGTATCAAGCTAAGAAAACCAAGAAACCACAATATCAACCCGAAATGGAAAGCGAAGAACTGAACCAGAAGAACTTAGCTGCAATCGAATCGAATCGAAGCGAGAAACTGAACCGAAGAACCAAGAACCAGCACCAAGAACTAGAAACCACAGCTTAACGAAGACCAGCACACCAAGACCACCAAGGCTCTGGATACCATGAAAGCTTGAAGAAAGCTAGAAGAATTGagaggaaaagagagagagaaagaatagaaaCTCTTTGTATATTTGATGTGACTTAACAGAATGAATACAAGTAATTGGGTTAGGTATGTATAGTAGTCTAATGAGCACGAACCTAATTAGCACAATTAGTACAATTAGCAACAGAACCGCTACATGATCACCACGTGTCAAGATAAGCTTGAGTACATGCATATTGTGATTGCAGCCTACCTAACCTAATAGTGATTGAAACGTAAATATCTTTTGATATTGGATCATGACCGTATATCTTATCCTAACAACTGAAGGTAAATCACAGGTGCTTCCAATGTGGCGATTCATGGATCTTAACCAAAAACATTCTCGGCCAGCCTCATATAAAGCAATTATTTCTGAATGATTAGAGGAAGTTTCCACGAGTGTTTGCTTAGATGATCGCCATGAAATCGCTGTGtctccacaagtaaaaacatatcTTGTTTGAGAGCGACCTCTATGCGGATCAGAGAGATATCCTGCATAAGCATATCCAACAATCGTGGAATTATCAACAGATTTATTTGTATAGAATAAACCCATATCTGTTGTACCATGAAGGTAGCATAAAATGTCTTTTACGCCCTTCCAATGGCGTGATGTTGGAGTAGAGCTATATCTTGCCAATACGCTAACTgcaaatgcaatgtctggtcttgtacatTGCGCCAAATAAAGAAGGGCACCAATAGCACTAAGATATGGTACTTCTGGACCAAAGATAATTTCGTCATCTTgtcttggacgaaatggatctttcataGTGTCAAGACTCCGAACAACCATTGGGGTACTCAATGGGTGAGCcttttccataccaaatctcttcagAATTTTTTCTGTATAAGCAGATTGATGGACAAGAATCCCACTATCCAAATGCTCAATTTGCAGCCCAAGGCAATACCTTGTTTttccaaggtctttcatttcaaattctttctttaaatATTCAGCAGTTTTTCCAAGTTCTGAAGAACTTCCAatcagattcatgtcatcgacataaactgcgacTATTGCAAAACCAGAATTTGATTTCTTAATGAACAAGCAAGGACATATAGGATCATTGACATATCCTTCCTTAAGTAGATACTCACTGAGGCGGTTGTACCACATTCGTCCagattgcttcaatccatataagGATCGTCTCAGTTTGATTGAGTACATATTGCGTGTCTTTGTAGTTGCTTCAGGCAACCTAAGTCCTTCTGGGACTTTCATGTAGTTATCAGTATCTAACTCACCGTATAGGTATGCAGTAACAACATCCATAAGACGCATATCAAGTTTTTCTAAAACTACTAAACTTATTAGATAGCGAAATATGATAGcatccattacaggagaatatgtTTCCTCATAATCTATCCCAGGCCTTTGTGAAAAACCTTGCGCAACAAGTCGCGCCTTATATCttgcaatctcatttttctcattacgctttctcacaaatacccatttatatCCAACCGGTTTGACATTGGGTGGTGTTTGGACAACAGGTCCGAAAACACTGCGTTTTTCTAGAGAATTTAATTCAgtttggattgcatctttccatttgagCCAGTCATGTCTCTGTCTACATTCattaacagagcgaggttcagtGTCATCGCCTTTTATTATTTCAGTAGCTACTGCGAATGAGAATATATTGTCTATGATCATATCTCTACGATCCCACAACTCATTGGTGTACACGTAGTTTACGgaaatttccttattttcaggtACCTGAGCCTCTTCATGGGCTGATGTCTCACCGATGTCATTTTCCTCTTCTGTAGTCACAGAATCATGAATTGTGGATCGGACATTAATGTCTTGCCCAATATTCTCTTCAAGGGCGATTTCATTAGGATTCAGATGTGCCTTTGTTTTCCTCTTTCTAGGAACTGAATCTTTTGAACCAACAGGTCTCCCACGCTTTAGGCGTGCAACAGATGGCTCATTGGCCGCCACATTATTTTGTCCAATTTGGACATTAATTCTTGCCGGTGCATTTATTGCTgggatatgtgatcttgtcacttttgctGTGTCagtaaatgcatcaggcattgtGTTAGCAATATTTTGAAGGTGCAGAATCCTTCGTACTtcaatttcactttctttagtACGAGGGtcaagatgagatatagtgggtACAGTCCACATTAATTCACGATGTTCATTTGGAAcagtcttatctccccctaatggcgggaatattgtctcatcaaaatggcAATCTACAAACCGTGCGGTGAAGATATCACCGGTCATGGGTTCTAAATACCGAATATTGGATGGTGAATCAAAACCCATGTAGATTCCCAATCGACGTTGAGGGCCCATTTTTGTTCGTTGTGgcggtgcaataggcacataaacagcACAACCAAATGTTCGAAGATGGGAGATATTGGGCTGGCTCCCAGAAACAAGTTGTAATGGGGAATATTGATGGTTGGCTATGGGCCTCAACCGAATTAAAGTTGctgcatgcaaaattgcatgTCCCCATGCAGAAACTGGCATCTTTGTTTTCATTAGCAAAGTGCGAGCTATTATTTGAAGTCTCTTAATAAGAGCTTCTGCcaaaccattttgtgtatgaacatgaggaaccgaatgttcaatttcaattcccatagacatgcaataatcatcaaacgtTTGAGATGTAAATTCACTAGCATTGTCTAAACGAATGGACTTGATAGAGTAGTCCGGGAATTGAGCTCGTAATTTAATTATCTAAGCAAGTAGTTTGGCAAATGCCACATTACGGGTAGACAAGAGGCAAACATGTGACCATCTTGTAGAGGCATCAACTAggaccataaaatatcgaaatggtccacAAGATGGgtcaataggtccacaaatgtcCCCTTGAATTCTTTGTAGAAAAGATGGGGATTCGATATCTATCTTTGCATAAGATGGTTTAACCACCAATTTCCCTTGtgagcaggctttgcaagggTTGCTTGGCAAAACAATATGTTTAGTCATCAATGGATGTCCATTGGAATTTGTAATGATCCTACGCATCATGGTGGATCCAGGGtgacccaaacggtcatgccaaagcataaATGTATGTTGATTTTTGAACTGCTGGTTCACAACATGGTATGCCTCAATTGGTTGAATGGTTGTGTAATACAACCCAGATGATAGGGCAACCAATTTTTCCAATATATGCTTTTGGCAGTTTTTATTGGATgtaatgcaaagatattccacatgATTATCATTCGTGATTTCAATGTGGTATCCACTTAAACGGATATCTCTAAAACTGGACAATTGAGATTTCTTCTAGATCTCGAAGAATATAAAGCCTCTTGAATGGACAATTGAGTTCCATTGGGTAGCCTAATGTGGGCTCTTCCGAAGCCTTCAATCAGATCTGTGGGACCTGAGATAGTAGTCACATTGGCTTTAGAAGGCGTTAAAGTGGAGAAATAAATCCGATCGCGAAGGATCgtatgtgtagtggcactatcagcaagacatatttcttctccattcTTCATAAGTTGAGAGCATCCAAAATCTATGTTCATGCTTTGTAGAGAGTAAGAAACGTATAAAAAGATATGAGGGGAAAATAGAGAAGTGTATTATTCAGTCTTAGAGGCCTCCcgtatatagaggtagggtttacatgataAGTGTTTAAATTATTGATATATTACATGTTGGTCCCTAACTAAtaacgtggacagccacataagaaataatatttacaacagtaTCACATATCTTCACCCTACTCTATTATGGCCAACTTACACACCCTACTTAAACTCAATATGAGCATGATAAGGCTCTCCCTTTCTATACCTAGTCGACTTCCACTGTTCCCAATCCAGATTCGTCCGGTGGTGGCAGGCAACAATGTTGACCTTTGGTCGCGCTGCTGTCCTATGGCTGTTGTCGGACGGGTGATTGCAAGGTTCCCATGATGGCTATGCTCGGAGGCCTGACAGTGGTGTTCCGGCTTGAATCTGTTTTTGCTGCTTTGTGGCAAGTATAGTCCTGTGTGTTGGTTTTCAATTTGTTGTCAGATGCGCGTGGGCGAGGCTTTTCCAGGCCCTTAGAAGTGGAGCTCCTCTGTTTGGTGGTGTCAAGGTGGTGGACGGTGGGGCGCCTTGTTCTAACAATAGTGACGGCGAATGTAGTCTGGTGTTCCTGACAGAGCTGCACGAAGGGTTTGAGGCAGGGGTAGTTGGGTTTGTTGTTGGGCTTCATTGGGTCTGGGCTGTCCGTTGGGCCATTTGGGCAGGGGCTGCTATTTAGATagagttttttctttctaacgATTCCCTACTATATTAGAGAGCTATGcactatttttagttttttttgtgCCTATTTTGCTATGTGTTGTGTTATAGCGGATAGACTCGTTTTTTCTAAGTGAGCACTGATTGTATAATGAGTGAACTATCCCTATATATCATCGTAATACCACCACAACTTCTTATCTGTCTAAAGAATGACGGCAGAAATATATCAATATATTGGCTATgccttcattaaaaaaaaaaaaaactgaatgtCATTGAAACAGGCAACAAATTAGACTAAAAAATTGCAGCCAAAAATCATATAGAGAAAAAGGAAATGTGAATTAAGATTCTGCAATCCAGGGCTAAAAAGACTTTAAAACCCCTTGTCCTTGTCAAACCCACCCATCCCCTACTGCCCTAAGCACACTTGCAGAGAGACGTATGCTCCAATCAAAACCGACATCTAAGCTTTCAAATTTTCCGAACTCTCTCTGCCTGACTTTGATTTGAGAGCAGTAGTCACTTTTAACCAGCCTGCAGTAGCCGCCGCCTATTCTTCTCCCCATAAACCAATAAATCCCTTTGACAACAAATCCTCCCCTCTCATTTTCATTTTAAGGTATCAAATTAGCaaaccaacaaaaacaaaacccaaacaagaaagaaataaagggTGGCCATTTATAGAGAGCCATGTGATAGCATGCAACCCAATCCTGTAAAACTGTAAAAACCCAGTAGTCACATCATAGCGGTGACAACTGACAGTGACGACTGCAGCTGAAGCAGGTGGTGGTAGCAGTCGGCTGCAGTTGGCCTAAGCTCTGGGTTTTGGTCCAAACACCGATTCTGGAGCTCCCTCAGCATCTTCGGCACACCTGCCAACCCACAAGTCCTCACCAGATGACCCACACCCCACACGTCCACTTTCACCCCATGCAACGCCCTCTCCAGCTCCGGTGCGTGTTCGCCACGCTCCGCCGCAGCAACCTGGTACGGATTCAACTGTGGTGCCCCAACCGCCTCGTCGAACCCACAAAGGAGCCACTCGTTGTCTCTCTCCGTGCTCCTCATCACCTTGTCCCAGCATATGTCCCTGTGCATGAACGACAAGTCGTGTAGCGCCACCAGAGCTTTGGTCACGTACTTGAGCGCCTCCACGAGCTCGTCGCAGTTTCTTGGCTTGAACTTGCACCCTCTTGGCTTGAAAACCAAGGCCAAGTCTTTCTCCGAGGACCTGTGAATGTACTCTGCATGGGGTATTCTGTGATCAAGGAAGTCGTAGATTTCTTTTACCGCTAACCACTTCCTTTGGTTGGAGAAAAATCTGGTCACTGTATTTGGGGTCAACTCAACAATATTTCCATTACCCAAATCAACCCTCTCAAAATCACTATAAGGACCGAACATAAACTTGTAACTTGCAGCGGCCCCATTGCTAGTACTAGTAGTCCCACTGTTTATGTTGAAGCATCTATCGGCTAGCAATGGCAATAACCCAGCAACTCTGTAACAAAGGACTAGGGCTTTGAGTCTATCCGATGGCAAAGATAGATCAATCGTGTGTAAATTAGTCTCAATAATTCGATCTTGTCCTCCTTTACTTAACGCACAAAATGTGACCATATTACCTATAGAGTAGTACCCGAAAATGTAAGGAAGATCATTATATGTCCATTGAAGTTTCTCCGCTAATGATTTGGAAGGATGAATGTGACTGTCTCTTACTTGATCAATCTCCTCCCCTCTCCACAAACAATAGTTTTTCACGAACCCTGTCACATTTGGCCATTGATCTTGCAAAGCTTCAGTTATTGATATTGAAGAAGTAGCCTTTCGAATGAAGACCATGTCGACGCAAGAAAACTTGGACACGAACCTATTGATGCAGTCATCCCAAAGGCCAATGAAGGAGTCTCTACTGGTGGCAGCACTAAGACCATAGTTGCTTCGAATAATGGGGCTTACAATATCGTACGTGATGGCTCTACAATCCAGCGAATCATTTGATGCAGTGAAGAAAGTCTCTCTCCCCTGTGGCAAGTCCCGGTAAACGTCTTTTCGGAGTGGAAATCGGAGCTCCTCGGGCGGTGGCTGTAGTAAGTAGCTTGAAAGCTCGGATAAGCGTGGAAGCGATGGGGGTGGAACTCGAAGACAAGTAATGTAGTACTCACTTGGGTCTTGAAATTCCCATGGAGGCATTGCTGCAAAGATTAAACCAGGTCGTAATTAATTATATGCACGTTTTAAACATAAAATAACCCTAGTTATAATCAAGTTCCCAATTCTGAAAAGACTCACATCTTATAGAGGATTCGGCAAAGGGAAGGGTCTTCTCTGTGAAGCCTTGACATTAATTAACGCAATGTCAGGTGTTGAACTAACCAAGATTTGATTGTCAAATAAGAATATCTGAATATGAGAGTAAAAGTTTTGACCTTAACTAACAATACAACGTCAGAACTACAAAGATTAAATTTGTAACATGGGAACATGAAAGAGCAGGACGTCGTCGTTTTCATACCTGGGGTGGATGGCTTTCGTCTGCCAAAGACCTTGACTTGTTGACCAGAAACAAAACGGTCAACAGAGAAACCTCTAAGAGTGCCATCTTCAAAAGCTTCCATGGTGCAGGCAACCATGGAATCATCAAAGAAAGCGAGCTCGTCCGCATTCAAGAAGCTGGAGCCGCCTTGAATCTTGACCCTCCCACGGTGGTGCTCACCTTCTTCAGCCCACAAACTAACGGATTCTTCCCATGTCATCCTAATCTTCCCAATTCGACGAAGCTCCTTCGTCAAAGATGAAGTCGATGAAGAAACACCTGCAGCGTAGTCTAGTGAAGATTGGTGATGATAGGGAGGAAGATGATCAAACCCTAACAGGCTCCCCGATCTTCCACTGGGGTAAAAAGGTACTTCCCCACCACCGCTCATGATCATTAGCTGCCTTGCCCTACCTACATATCATAGATCATATCATCATCCACAGTAAATTCCCATTCTTTTTCTACGTGcaaacatatacatacatatgttCTCTAATTGTTTGATGAAATACCTGAGAGAGGGAGGTCGTCGTCTCTGAAAGAAGGTGGTGGCGGCAAAATAGTACTTGTGGTGACATAAAGAGATTGAGTCCGTGTGCTATCACTGGTTCTGCTGATCGGAGGAGTCCTCATTCTGGACCCCATAAACTGTGCGAGCTCATCAAATACCTCTTCATCAAAAGAAGCAGGCAATCTGTGAAGCTTCCTCTCGTAAGGAGAAAGCCTAAAATAACTCTTGTTCCCAATTTGTTCTCTCTCAGCTCCTCTTTCCCACTCATAGACTTTTCTAAACTCACCCAGCATGTTATCCCATTTTGTACCGGCTGTTTTCGCGTCTCGGTTGATCCCATTCTTCTGAAGAAACTCGGCTACTTCCTTGTCCTTATCAGCCCTTGTTTTGGCTCTGGTGGGTTGACCAGTGATATCTGAGTGGTGTTCCGTTCTTGAAGATGAACCGGACCCGTCTGAGCCTTGGCTTTGATAAATAGCCCTCCAAGCCTTGGCTAGCCACAACATCTCGTGGGGCTTCCAAACCGGGCTGACATACTTGCCTCTTCGGAATTGACTGCGGTGAAGAGATGGgttttgttcttctccttctgttTTGGTTGTGTCTTGGCCTGAGGTTGCGGAGAGAGACGGGAGAGGAGAGTGAGGTGGGGATGAGGCTGTATCCGAGGAAGAAGCTCCGGTAGTAGTGTGTGATTGGGGATGGGTTTTGGGGTTCGG
This portion of the Rosa chinensis cultivar Old Blush chromosome 1, RchiOBHm-V2, whole genome shotgun sequence genome encodes:
- the LOC112182074 gene encoding uncharacterized protein LOC112182074 isoform X2, whose product is MLGQTLSPVAMSCAVGSRSSQEMWSNLRLKFAAPNRQNILQLKSNLQGMRKGSDSIETYLDKIKSARDALETVGVFLDDEDIVVTVLRGLPAEFAAIKTVIRAQFVSCSMGELKTLLKAAEIDIKNESQPVSLTAMVAQSSHPTLSPSPPPTPISSQPTPSSFAPPCFSPPSQAPTSLISPVSSYAAYIPIPAVPYGFSPFPAYSSFDPTFGASAFYAGRGRGRFNGGRFTNIGGRGFNGGQQFSNNEYTTGAFTGNAIPTGTPLSCQLCGRVGHGARTCRTLNQYPNLTQVHQGVSSSVAGVECQYCRRKNHTVDRCYHIIGFPGQQQQGPSTNAAMFASTSSPQFWLADSGATNHMTSEVQLLNNIAPYSASDTVQVGQGAGKNTVQGAE
- the LOC112182074 gene encoding uncharacterized protein LOC112182074 isoform X1, whose product is MLGQTLSPVAMSCAVGSRSSQEMWSNLRLKFAAPNRQNILQLKSNLQGMRKGSDSIETYLDKIKSARDALETVGVFLDDEDIVVTVLRGLPAEFAAIKTVIRAQFVSCSMGELKTLLKAAEIDIKNESQPVSLTAMVAQSSHPTLSPSPPPTPISSQPTPSSFAPPCFSPPSQAPTSLISPVSSYAAYIPIPAVPYGFSPFPAYSSFDPTFGASAFYAGRGRGRFNGGRFTNIGGRGFNGGQQFSNNEYTTGAFTGNAIPTGTPLSCQLCGRVGHGARTCRTLNQYPNLTQVHQGVSSSVAGVECQYCRRKNHTVDRCYHIIGFPGQQQQGPSTNAAMFASTSSPQFWLADSGATNHMTSEVQLLNNIAPYSASDTVQVGNGQGAGKNTVQGAE
- the LOC112171888 gene encoding uncharacterized protein LOC112171888, translating into MGETKGDNPNKQQQQPQQISASPNDPLEEASPLTVVVTGATAPFNIPAPLYVPISGATSSSLPFDQQQFEAVNPKRPRYTSTGQWKLLPSPSSQQKHTPTQTPSPNPKTHPQSHTTTGASSSDTASSPPHSPLPSLSATSGQDTTKTEGEEQNPSLHRSQFRRGKYVSPVWKPHEMLWLAKAWRAIYQSQGSDGSGSSSRTEHHSDITGQPTRAKTRADKDKEVAEFLQKNGINRDAKTAGTKWDNMLGEFRKVYEWERGAEREQIGNKSYFRLSPYERKLHRLPASFDEEVFDELAQFMGSRMRTPPISRTSDSTRTQSLYVTTSTILPPPPSFRDDDLPLSGRARQLMIMSGGGEVPFYPSGRSGSLLGFDHLPPYHHQSSLDYAAGVSSSTSSLTKELRRIGKIRMTWEESVSLWAEEGEHHRGRVKIQGGSSFLNADELAFFDDSMVACTMEAFEDGTLRGFSVDRFVSGQQVKVFGRRKPSTPGFTEKTLPFAESSIRSMPPWEFQDPSEYYITCLRVPPPSLPRLSELSSYLLQPPPEELRFPLRKDVYRDLPQGRETFFTASNDSLDCRAITYDIVSPIIRSNYGLSAATSRDSFIGLWDDCINRFVSKFSCVDMVFIRKATSSISITEALQDQWPNVTGFVKNYCLWRGEEIDQVRDSHIHPSKSLAEKLQWTYNDLPYIFGYYSIGNMVTFCALSKGGQDRIIETNLHTIDLSLPSDRLKALVLCYRVAGLLPLLADRCFNINSGTTSTSNGAAASYKFMFGPYSDFERVDLGNGNIVELTPNTVTRFFSNQRKWLAVKEIYDFLDHRIPHAEYIHRSSEKDLALVFKPRGCKFKPRNCDELVEALKYVTKALVALHDLSFMHRDICWDKVMRSTERDNEWLLCGFDEAVGAPQLNPYQVAAAERGEHAPELERALHGVKVDVWGVGHLVRTCGLAGVPKMLRELQNRCLDQNPELRPTAADCYHHLLQLQSSLSVVTAMM